One region of Peptococcaceae bacterium 1198_IL3148 genomic DNA includes:
- a CDS encoding minor capsid protein, translated as MSKSREYWRKRFEMLEDAQNNKAMSYYKSLEKAYIQTMTEIERDIARWYQRFANNNEITLAEAKKLLKSDELKEFQWTVEEYIKYGEENAINKAWMKQLENASARVHISRLESLQTQLQQHIEKLYGGQIEDFERLIKDVYQAQYYYAAYEIQRGIGVAFTISALDENVLTKVISKPWTYDGLTFSDKIWRDKNLLIDTIHKELTQSIARGQAPDKIIKTIARKLNTSCSNAARLVMTESAFFSASAQKKTFDDLDVERYEIVATLDHKTSEICQAMDGKIFKMSEYEPGVTANPFHPWCRTTTVPYFDDNYGERIARGRGGKVYYIPSNITYKEWEKKYVVA; from the coding sequence ATGTCCAAGAGTAGAGAGTATTGGCGCAAAAGGTTTGAAATGCTTGAGGATGCCCAGAACAATAAGGCTATGTCGTATTATAAGAGCTTGGAAAAGGCCTATATTCAAACGATGACTGAAATCGAAAGGGATATTGCTCGTTGGTACCAACGGTTTGCTAATAATAACGAGATTACACTTGCAGAAGCGAAAAAGCTACTGAAATCCGATGAATTAAAAGAGTTCCAGTGGACCGTTGAAGAATACATTAAGTATGGTGAGGAAAATGCTATAAATAAAGCCTGGATGAAACAACTCGAAAATGCATCTGCTCGGGTCCATATAAGCCGTTTGGAGAGTTTGCAAACTCAGCTACAGCAACACATTGAAAAGCTCTACGGTGGGCAAATAGAAGATTTTGAACGGCTTATAAAGGATGTATATCAAGCTCAATACTATTACGCTGCCTATGAGATTCAAAGGGGTATAGGAGTTGCTTTTACTATATCGGCGCTTGATGAAAATGTACTAACTAAGGTAATAAGCAAACCATGGACGTATGATGGATTAACGTTCAGCGATAAGATATGGCGTGATAAAAACCTGTTGATAGATACGATTCATAAAGAACTTACTCAGTCCATTGCTCGGGGGCAGGCACCAGATAAGATCATTAAAACAATAGCTAGAAAATTGAATACATCCTGTTCAAACGCTGCTCGTCTTGTTATGACTGAATCAGCGTTTTTTAGTGCTTCTGCACAGAAAAAGACATTTGATGATTTGGATGTTGAACGATATGAAATTGTAGCAACACTGGATCACAAGACAAGTGAAATCTGCCAAGCGATGGATGGCAAAATATTTAAAATGAGTGAGTATGAACCTGGGGTAACCGCTAACCCTTTCCACCCATGGTGTAGGACTACAACAGTGCCTTATTTTGATGATAACTATGGTGAACGGATCGCAAGAGGGAGGGGTGGAAAGGTTTATTATATTCCTTCTAATATCACTTATAAGGAGTGGGAAAAGAAATATGTTGTTGCTTAA
- a CDS encoding phage scaffolding protein translates to MKREFLEGLGLEKEKIDAIMAEHGKTVESHKTKAAELNNSLEGLKKQLEDRDKDLKDLKKKAEGNEELQTKFTELENKYNQAKSDFEQKLKDAQLSGALKLALAGKVHDVDLVANLIDKTKIELGDDGNVTKGLDEQIKELQKSKSFLFVPNKPNKPTFKGFVPNGGNDDDDNPIDIGASFAKMANEKAQAPKIENNPWG, encoded by the coding sequence ATGAAACGTGAATTTTTAGAAGGTTTAGGTCTTGAAAAAGAAAAGATTGACGCTATTATGGCTGAGCATGGAAAAACAGTTGAATCGCACAAAACAAAGGCTGCTGAATTAAACAACAGTCTTGAGGGCTTAAAGAAGCAACTGGAGGATCGAGATAAGGACCTTAAAGATTTAAAGAAAAAAGCAGAAGGCAATGAGGAGCTTCAAACAAAGTTTACAGAACTAGAAAACAAATACAACCAAGCGAAATCTGATTTTGAGCAGAAATTAAAAGACGCTCAACTTTCCGGTGCTTTAAAATTAGCCTTAGCCGGCAAGGTCCATGATGTTGATCTAGTAGCAAACCTCATTGACAAAACTAAAATTGAACTAGGAGATGACGGTAACGTCACCAAAGGACTTGATGAGCAGATAAAGGAACTGCAAAAATCAAAGTCCTTTTTGTTTGTTCCTAATAAGCCCAATAAACCAACATTTAAGGGGTTTGTGCCAAACGGTGGTAACGATGATGATGACAATCCAATCGACATTGGCGCTAGTTTCGCAAAAATGGCAAATGAAAAAGCGCAAGCACCAAAAATTGAAAATAACCCATGGGGTTAA
- a CDS encoding major capsid protein: MPDVLELFNSETVLNYLKNRQYKPLLGETLFPEVKHETLDFSYLVGASSLPVVASVHAFDTEAEIGSREAAKQALEAAYIKRKMQLTEKDLIALQFPRTQGEQQYLMSQVFNDIDRLVAGVKARVELMRMEALTTGKVTLNENGLNMIVDYHVPSEHQETLTGTDLWTNENADIIGDLERWQDSLDEKATRALTSTKVLTQILRNSKIIGYLFGKDSGRIPTRQDLNAFLIQHDLPTIAVYDSKYRKQNADGTYTTARFFGENKFVMFGDGILGETLYGPTPEESRMIREGANVSNVDKVIAMVYEEGKDPISTWTKAAATAIPSFPEANNVFQAQPIA, translated from the coding sequence ATGCCAGATGTATTAGAACTTTTTAACTCTGAAACTGTATTGAACTATCTGAAAAATCGTCAATATAAACCACTTTTGGGAGAAACACTTTTCCCAGAAGTTAAGCACGAAACACTTGATTTCAGCTACCTAGTTGGGGCAAGCTCACTGCCGGTTGTAGCATCTGTCCATGCATTTGATACAGAAGCTGAAATTGGATCTCGTGAGGCTGCTAAGCAAGCGCTAGAAGCGGCATATATTAAACGTAAAATGCAACTAACTGAAAAAGATTTAATTGCGCTACAGTTCCCGCGCACACAAGGTGAACAACAATATTTGATGAGCCAAGTGTTTAATGACATCGATAGATTGGTTGCCGGCGTAAAAGCGCGTGTTGAATTGATGCGTATGGAGGCATTAACAACAGGAAAGGTAACTTTAAACGAAAATGGACTAAATATGATTGTAGATTATCATGTTCCAAGTGAACACCAAGAAACTTTGACAGGTACTGATTTGTGGACTAATGAAAATGCAGACATTATTGGTGATTTAGAACGCTGGCAGGATTCTTTAGATGAAAAAGCAACTCGTGCTTTAACTTCTACAAAGGTGCTAACTCAAATATTGCGCAATAGTAAAATTATTGGTTATTTATTCGGCAAAGATTCTGGCCGAATTCCAACTAGACAAGATTTAAATGCGTTTCTTATCCAGCACGACTTGCCAACTATCGCAGTTTACGATTCAAAATATCGCAAGCAAAATGCTGACGGTACTTACACTACTGCCCGTTTCTTCGGGGAAAATAAATTTGTTATGTTCGGTGATGGAATCCTTGGTGAAACGCTATATGGACCAACACCGGAAGAAAGCCGCATGATTCGTGAAGGTGCAAATGTTTCTAATGTAGACAAGGTGATTGCTATGGTTTATGAAGAAGGTAAGGACCCTATCTCTACTTGGACAAAAGCAGCGGCTACAGCTATACCTTCATTCCCAGAAGCGAATAATGTATTCCAAGCACAGCCGATTGCTTAA
- a CDS encoding HK97 gp10 family phage protein: MARRWGRVDYRQLQKLQKRMERLEKVDYEKFCEAMAKELAARLLAKVIKRTPVADPSKWKKPVKGYVGGTLRRGWTAGKQHWTETKDGKLRTKGIGGKSGYAQSLEVVKRGNVFEIYVINNVEYALT, translated from the coding sequence ATGGCCAGGCGTTGGGGACGTGTGGATTATCGGCAATTGCAGAAATTGCAGAAGCGTATGGAAAGACTTGAAAAAGTCGATTACGAAAAGTTTTGCGAGGCAATGGCAAAAGAATTAGCTGCTCGATTGCTTGCAAAGGTCATCAAAAGGACTCCTGTTGCAGACCCGTCTAAATGGAAAAAGCCAGTTAAAGGATATGTCGGTGGAACCTTACGTAGAGGATGGACAGCCGGTAAACAGCATTGGACAGAAACTAAAGATGGCAAATTGAGAACAAAAGGCATCGGTGGTAAATCCGGTTATGCCCAATCGCTTGAAGTAGTAAAAAGAGGTAATGTGTTTGAAATTTATGTAATCAATAACGTGGAATATGCCTTAACGTAA
- a CDS encoding phage tail sheath family protein, whose translation MLGGGTFLTQNKVLPGTYHNFVSAARAFVNLSDRGYVGLPIALDWGPDGEVFGVTQEDLQKNSREIFGYDYTDKKIKGIRDVFKNAITVYFYKLAVNPVAAFNEFATAKYKGVRGNDIKIVIQANVDEPTKFDVQTLLDNVVVDEQTVAEAKELVDNDFVVFKAEATLAETAGTPLTGGTNGDAVTGGAHQEALDALEAYGFNTLGCLSDDETIKSLYIEYTKRLRDQVGAKFQLVGHKLGAADHEGVIDVINDALDDEVYGAVYWTVGAQAGVAVNRSNTNKRYDGEFALDMKETQTQQQLSALLQAGKYVFHRVGDEIRVLEDVNTFTSFTVDKNEDFSMNQVIRVLDQIAIDTATLFNTRYLGKVPNDQSGRVSLWGDIVAHRRELQAVRAIQNFDPDQVGVEQGNSKKSVVVNEVVEPTVAMSQLYITTTVA comes from the coding sequence ATGCTGGGTGGTGGTACATTTTTAACCCAAAACAAAGTTCTTCCCGGTACTTATCACAACTTTGTTAGCGCAGCACGTGCATTTGTTAATCTATCAGACCGTGGTTATGTTGGTTTACCGATAGCACTAGATTGGGGTCCAGATGGCGAGGTGTTCGGGGTTACTCAGGAGGATTTACAGAAAAATTCTCGTGAAATCTTCGGCTACGATTACACTGATAAAAAAATAAAAGGAATTCGTGATGTATTTAAGAATGCTATCACTGTTTATTTCTACAAGTTAGCAGTAAATCCAGTTGCAGCATTCAATGAATTTGCAACAGCGAAATACAAAGGTGTTCGCGGTAACGATATCAAGATTGTTATTCAGGCGAATGTAGATGAGCCTACTAAATTTGATGTTCAAACATTACTTGATAATGTAGTAGTGGACGAACAAACGGTAGCAGAGGCTAAAGAGTTAGTAGATAACGATTTTGTCGTGTTTAAAGCAGAAGCAACCCTTGCAGAAACTGCCGGAACACCATTAACAGGTGGTACAAATGGGGATGCAGTTACAGGCGGAGCACACCAAGAGGCATTAGATGCGCTTGAAGCTTATGGATTTAACACACTTGGTTGCTTATCTGATGATGAAACCATTAAATCACTCTATATTGAGTATACAAAGCGTTTACGTGACCAAGTGGGCGCTAAGTTCCAGCTTGTCGGTCATAAACTTGGTGCAGCTGACCATGAAGGTGTAATTGATGTCATCAATGATGCGCTTGATGATGAAGTTTATGGAGCAGTTTATTGGACAGTTGGAGCTCAAGCTGGGGTTGCGGTCAATAGATCAAATACGAATAAGCGTTATGATGGCGAATTTGCTTTGGACATGAAGGAAACACAAACACAGCAACAACTTTCTGCTTTATTACAAGCCGGAAAATATGTATTCCATCGTGTTGGTGACGAGATTCGTGTCCTTGAAGACGTCAATACATTCACTTCCTTTACTGTTGATAAAAACGAAGATTTCAGCATGAACCAAGTGATTCGAGTATTAGACCAAATCGCTATTGATACTGCAACGTTATTTAACACACGCTACTTAGGTAAAGTTCCAAATGACCAAAGTGGGCGTGTTTCTTTATGGGGCGATATTGTTGCGCACCGTAGGGAACTACAAGCAGTAAGAGCCATTCAAAACTTTGACCCAGACCAAGTTGGTGTTGAACAAGGAAATTCTAAAAAATCAGTAGTAGTAAATGAGGTTGTAGAGCCCACCGTGGCTATGTCTCAGCTTTATATTACTACGACTGTAGCATAA
- a CDS encoding phage tail tube protein gives MTETMHAKDAISGAAGEAFVTIEGQRYKFANLINLEARMEKTKTQVPILGRVGKGNKSTGAEYSGSATFHFNTSIFRELLYRYQETGEDVYFDIQVTNDDKTSTVGRQTTILKDCNIDGGIVALLDADAEYLEDSLDFTFESFEFPERYSILDTMLS, from the coding sequence ATGACTGAAACCATGCATGCAAAAGACGCTATTAGTGGAGCTGCCGGTGAAGCATTTGTAACTATCGAGGGGCAACGTTACAAATTTGCTAACTTAATTAACCTTGAGGCAAGGATGGAAAAAACTAAAACGCAGGTTCCGATTCTTGGTAGGGTAGGGAAAGGTAATAAGTCTACTGGTGCAGAATATTCCGGCAGTGCTACTTTCCACTTCAATACTTCCATTTTCAGAGAGTTGCTTTATCGTTACCAAGAAACAGGTGAGGATGTCTATTTTGATATCCAGGTTACAAATGACGATAAAACTTCCACAGTGGGCAGACAAACAACTATCTTAAAAGATTGCAATATTGATGGTGGAATTGTTGCTTTGCTTGATGCAGATGCAGAGTATCTAGAAGATTCTCTTGATTTTACTTTTGAATCGTTTGAATTTCCTGAGAGGTATAGTATTTTAGATACGATGCTTTCCTAA
- a CDS encoding phage portal protein codes for MSNLQAFFAQNVEKVEIEEHVISKRFKDENGNPIPWKFGAISGDEDAAIRKSCTKRVPIPGKKGLYMPETDYELYTLKVTVATIKYPDLNNAELQNSYGVMGAEALLQKMLLPGELTEVKKISQSVNGFDVGMDELVEEAKN; via the coding sequence ATGAGTAACTTACAAGCATTTTTTGCTCAAAACGTTGAAAAAGTAGAGATTGAAGAGCATGTAATATCAAAACGATTTAAAGATGAGAATGGGAATCCAATCCCTTGGAAGTTTGGAGCAATAAGCGGCGATGAAGATGCTGCAATTCGAAAGTCTTGCACGAAGCGTGTGCCTATTCCTGGCAAGAAAGGTTTGTACATGCCTGAAACAGATTATGAGTTATATACATTAAAAGTTACAGTCGCAACAATTAAGTACCCTGATTTAAACAATGCCGAGCTTCAAAATTCATATGGTGTAATGGGTGCAGAAGCGTTACTCCAAAAAATGCTGTTACCTGGTGAGTTAACAGAAGTGAAGAAAATTTCTCAATCTGTAAACGGTTTTGACGTGGGTATGGATGAATTGGTGGAAGAAGCAAAAAACTAA
- a CDS encoding tape measure protein, with the protein MATIRTAIMVNDMMSQQFRAMNMAMAAVIDSFQTLQETTSNAIDISALNAAQQELQQVEASFSQIESEIRQAEQAQGQFNVEINNASNAADGLLSKIGAIVGAYVTLNAIGDVISLSDELTNTTARLNMINDGLQTTAELQQMIFQSAQRSYGSYARTADLVAKLAMNAGAAFSTNKEAVLFGELLNKQFVISGTNAEGVQSATLQLTQALGSGVLRGEELNAVFEAAPSIIQTIADYLDVDIGMIREMAKEGEITADIVKNAMFAASEEINKNFEAMPLTFSQIWTSFKNDALWAFQEVLYKFNDIANSERFLGFVESLKTSLYILASATLFALDILTSVGGFMYDYWSIIGPVVGAVTTAILAYGAALLITKTYTVAAAAWQAILELRTIRQAAATMMATGATFAQTVAQHGLNAALLACPITWIILGIIAIIGVVYLAVGAINHFAGTSINATGAIAGAIFVAVAFIKNLFVGLINFVFDVVASIYNAFATAAEFLANVFNDPVASVIRLFAGMADSIFGILQGIAKSMDAIFGSNLAGVVNGWRSSLEGAVTGLVGEAEIKIPRMDTSKFYLDRFEYGEAWSAGYEWGADLSNSFSMDGLLNDLWAADMSKYGANIAANTGKTADSLKITEEDLKYLRDAAEQEAINRFTTAEIVIDMSGMNNNISKDMDIDGIVNSLAEKVEEAINTVAEGA; encoded by the coding sequence ATGGCAACTATAAGAACTGCAATCATGGTTAACGACATGATGTCCCAGCAATTTAGAGCTATGAATATGGCGATGGCTGCAGTCATTGATAGTTTTCAAACGCTACAGGAAACCACAAGCAATGCAATTGATATTTCTGCACTTAATGCTGCCCAACAGGAACTGCAACAAGTAGAGGCAAGTTTCTCTCAGATAGAGAGCGAAATCAGACAGGCTGAACAAGCACAAGGGCAGTTTAATGTAGAAATAAACAATGCTTCCAATGCCGCTGATGGTTTATTGAGTAAAATTGGAGCTATTGTTGGAGCTTACGTAACTTTAAATGCAATAGGTGATGTAATAAGTTTATCAGATGAATTAACAAACACTACGGCAAGATTAAATATGATCAACGATGGTCTGCAAACCACAGCAGAATTACAACAAATGATATTTCAATCTGCTCAACGTTCTTATGGATCTTATGCTCGGACCGCTGATTTAGTAGCAAAACTAGCAATGAATGCTGGTGCCGCATTCTCCACTAATAAGGAAGCTGTACTATTTGGTGAACTGCTTAATAAACAATTTGTAATTTCCGGGACTAATGCGGAGGGCGTTCAATCAGCCACACTTCAGTTAACTCAAGCGCTTGGAAGTGGTGTTCTACGTGGTGAAGAATTAAATGCTGTTTTTGAAGCCGCCCCTAGTATTATTCAAACAATTGCTGATTATTTAGACGTTGACATAGGTATGATTAGAGAAATGGCAAAAGAAGGGGAAATCACTGCTGATATCGTGAAAAATGCAATGTTCGCTGCATCAGAAGAAATAAATAAGAATTTCGAGGCAATGCCATTAACATTCTCTCAGATTTGGACAAGTTTTAAAAATGATGCTTTATGGGCGTTTCAAGAGGTCTTGTATAAATTTAACGATATTGCTAACAGTGAAAGATTTTTAGGCTTTGTAGAAAGTTTAAAAACATCTTTATATATTTTAGCATCAGCGACACTGTTCGCTCTGGATATTTTGACTAGCGTCGGGGGATTTATGTATGATTATTGGTCAATCATTGGGCCAGTTGTAGGAGCTGTTACTACTGCAATACTGGCATACGGAGCAGCTCTATTAATAACCAAAACATACACTGTAGCAGCCGCAGCCTGGCAAGCCATATTAGAACTTAGAACTATAAGGCAAGCAGCTGCAACAATGATGGCAACAGGAGCGACTTTTGCACAAACTGTAGCTCAACATGGACTAAATGCAGCGTTATTAGCATGTCCTATCACATGGATTATCTTGGGGATAATTGCGATTATAGGCGTTGTTTACTTGGCGGTAGGAGCTATTAACCACTTTGCAGGAACATCAATAAATGCAACGGGAGCTATCGCAGGGGCTATTTTTGTAGCCGTAGCATTTATAAAGAATTTGTTTGTGGGCTTAATTAACTTCGTTTTTGATGTAGTTGCGTCAATCTATAATGCTTTTGCAACGGCTGCTGAATTTTTGGCAAATGTGTTCAATGATCCGGTAGCTTCAGTTATTCGCTTATTTGCTGGAATGGCTGATTCGATTTTTGGGATACTCCAAGGAATTGCAAAATCCATGGATGCAATATTCGGATCTAACTTAGCAGGTGTCGTTAATGGGTGGCGTTCTTCTCTTGAGGGTGCTGTTACCGGTTTAGTAGGTGAAGCAGAAATAAAAATACCAAGAATGGATACTAGTAAATTTTATCTTGATAGGTTTGAGTATGGAGAGGCTTGGAGCGCGGGCTACGAATGGGGAGCTGATTTAAGCAACTCCTTTAGTATGGATGGCCTTTTAAACGATCTTTGGGCAGCAGATATGAGCAAATATGGAGCCAATATTGCAGCTAACACCGGAAAAACGGCTGATTCATTAAAAATAACAGAAGAAGATTTAAAGTACTTACGAGATGCAGCCGAGCAAGAGGCTATTAATCGCTTTACAACAGCGGAAATAGTGATTGATATGAGTGGTATGAACAATAACATCAGCAAAGACATGGATATAGATGGTATTGTAAACAGTTTGGCCGAAAAAGTTGAAGAGGCAATTAACACAGTAGCGGAAGGAGCGTAA
- a CDS encoding LysM domain-containing protein, with translation MYNFFLDGTQLPIAPEELITKINNKNKTITLINEGEVSLLKQAGLTSFEFTVDLPNQKYPFAVYPNGYQPASYYLEKLERLKVSKKPFRFIVNRMRPNGKLIFDTNINVSLEDYIITESVKTGFDLEVTIKLKQYKAWGTKTVKIENTTTAVKTATVQAARDTSSKTTPKTHTVVRGDTLWAIAKRHLGNGARYPELAKLNNITNPNLIYIGQVIRLE, from the coding sequence TTGTATAACTTTTTCTTAGATGGAACGCAGTTGCCCATAGCTCCAGAAGAATTGATAACGAAAATAAATAATAAAAACAAAACTATTACATTGATAAATGAAGGAGAAGTTAGTTTGCTTAAACAGGCCGGACTAACTTCTTTTGAATTTACAGTTGATTTGCCTAATCAGAAATATCCATTTGCTGTTTACCCAAATGGTTATCAACCGGCATCATACTACCTTGAAAAGCTAGAACGATTGAAAGTTAGTAAAAAGCCCTTTCGGTTTATCGTTAATCGAATGAGGCCTAACGGAAAACTTATTTTTGACACAAATATAAATGTATCATTAGAAGATTACATCATTACAGAGAGCGTAAAGACGGGTTTTGATTTAGAAGTTACAATCAAACTGAAACAATACAAAGCATGGGGTACCAAAACAGTAAAAATTGAAAATACCACAACAGCTGTTAAAACAGCAACTGTACAGGCCGCGAGAGATACATCATCTAAAACAACACCCAAAACCCATACAGTAGTTAGAGGTGATACTCTTTGGGCTATTGCTAAAAGGCATCTTGGCAATGGAGCACGTTATCCCGAGTTAGCAAAGCTCAATAATATTACTAATCCTAACTTGATTTACATAGGCCAGGTGATTCGCCTTGAGTAA
- a CDS encoding hydrolase, whose amino-acid sequence MSKCEILIQYGNTIYQPAVEEGVVWEAQRRKAAGKLTFTVLKDAALNFTEGNAVRFTYGGEKVFYGFVFSKQRSNNDEIKVICYDQLRYFKNKDTYVYENKTATQLLRMVANDFRLKLARVADTKIALSASEDNKELFDIVGNALDETTTISGQSYVLYDEFGGLVLENISNMKLDILIDAETAQTYDYRSSIDSGTYNKIKLVYDNSETGKREVFIAQDSVNQNNWGILQYFESLNSNVNGKAKADTLLKLYNRKARSLSIKDCAGDVRVRGGSLVPIMLNLGDVALGNYMLVENVKHTFKESEHTMTVQINGGDFSA is encoded by the coding sequence TTGAGTAAATGCGAAATTCTAATACAATACGGAAATACGATTTATCAACCAGCGGTAGAGGAAGGTGTTGTCTGGGAGGCACAAAGAAGAAAGGCTGCGGGGAAACTAACCTTTACAGTTTTGAAAGATGCAGCATTGAATTTTACAGAGGGTAATGCAGTTCGCTTTACCTATGGCGGGGAAAAAGTATTCTACGGCTTTGTCTTTTCGAAGCAACGCTCTAATAACGATGAGATCAAAGTTATTTGTTATGACCAACTCCGATACTTTAAAAATAAAGATACGTATGTTTACGAAAACAAAACTGCCACTCAATTATTAAGAATGGTGGCTAATGATTTTCGGCTTAAATTAGCAAGAGTAGCTGACACAAAAATTGCTTTATCCGCATCTGAGGATAACAAAGAATTATTTGATATTGTCGGAAACGCTCTTGATGAGACAACGACAATAAGCGGTCAATCTTATGTTTTATATGATGAGTTTGGTGGTTTGGTTTTAGAAAACATCTCAAATATGAAATTAGATATCCTTATCGATGCAGAAACCGCACAAACTTATGATTACAGGTCATCAATTGATAGTGGCACCTACAACAAAATCAAACTGGTTTACGACAATAGTGAAACAGGAAAACGTGAGGTCTTTATTGCCCAGGATAGCGTAAATCAAAACAATTGGGGCATCTTACAGTATTTTGAGAGTTTGAATAGTAATGTAAACGGCAAGGCAAAAGCAGATACACTATTGAAATTATACAACCGAAAAGCTCGTTCGCTCAGCATTAAAGACTGCGCCGGTGATGTACGTGTCCGTGGTGGTTCGTTAGTTCCAATTATGCTTAATTTAGGTGATGTGGCATTAGGAAACTATATGCTGGTTGAAAATGTTAAGCATACGTTCAAAGAATCGGAACACACGATGACAGTGCAGATAAATGGCGGTGATTTTAGTGCGTGA
- a CDS encoding DUF2577 domain-containing protein, with product MRDANTLVRLIKQTALDAVNASNPTMIRFGNVISTSPLKIQIDQKLILSEVHLVLTRNVTDFELQMTVDHTTEVESGPENHKHDYKGRKNFKVHNALKVGEKVILLRVQGGKQYVVVDRV from the coding sequence GTGCGTGATGCTAATACACTGGTGAGGTTGATTAAACAAACAGCTTTGGATGCCGTTAACGCTTCCAATCCTACAATGATTCGTTTTGGTAATGTTATTAGTACCAGCCCGCTCAAAATTCAAATTGATCAGAAGTTGATACTTTCTGAGGTGCATTTAGTTTTAACCAGAAATGTAACTGATTTTGAACTACAAATGACGGTAGATCATACTACCGAGGTTGAAAGTGGCCCAGAAAACCATAAGCATGATTATAAGGGAAGGAAAAATTTTAAGGTGCACAATGCGCTGAAAGTAGGCGAAAAAGTGATCTTGTTAAGAGTGCAAGGCGGTAAACAATATGTTGTAGTTGATAGGGTGTGA
- a CDS encoding DUF2634 domain-containing protein produces the protein MLPNNDGLVMDFEETTEPSKTFKLHMEKNRCIGFVDELEAVKQAIFLMLNIERYDYLIFSWNTGVELKDLIGKPVAYVASEAPRRIRECLLQDDRITEVTDFEVTISKNKVHVTFTAHTIFGEVQSEREVEY, from the coding sequence ATGCTGCCCAACAACGATGGTTTAGTGATGGATTTTGAAGAAACAACTGAACCAAGTAAAACCTTTAAATTACACATGGAAAAGAATCGCTGTATTGGCTTTGTTGATGAACTTGAAGCCGTGAAACAAGCGATTTTTTTAATGCTTAATATTGAAAGATACGATTATCTAATATTTTCATGGAATACTGGTGTCGAACTTAAAGACTTAATAGGGAAACCCGTAGCTTATGTTGCTAGTGAGGCACCACGTAGAATCAGAGAGTGTTTATTGCAAGATGATCGTATTACAGAAGTTACTGATTTTGAAGTGACGATTAGTAAGAATAAAGTCCATGTAACTTTTACAGCACATACGATATTCGGTGAAGTTCAGTCGGAAAGAGAGGTGGAGTACTGA